Part of the Solanum pennellii chromosome 10, SPENNV200 genome is shown below.
CTGCGAATCGTCCACATAACTTGGAAttatctttagtggttgaggtgaattcTAAACAACACCTTCATCCtttgttgattaatttaaagGAATAGGTACTTTGTATTCTTAATGAGTAATTATCCCAAGGGTGAATGTTTGTGCTAGGTACCAATGTAGGTTGTGTGTGCCGGACGTGGATGATTAGAGGAAGATAATTTTGGAGGAtgctcatggttcccgatattctattcatttttTGCAACCAAGACTTATTGTGACCTTCAAGAGGACTACTAAAGGGAAggtttgaaaagggacatagcgtaATTTGTGGCTAGCTTTAAAAATTGGCAAAAAGATAAAGTCGAGAATCAAAGGTCGAGTGGTTTAACTCAATATATGCAAGTTCCAGCTTGGAAGTgagaagacattaatatggacttcatatgggtttgcctcggacatgtatgcaaaatgactcaatatgggttgttgtggataagttgaaaaaatatgtttactTTATCCCCATTAACTCTACCTATTTGACGGAGGATTATGATAGAATCTACAGTAATGAGGTTGTGACTCTTCATGAGATTCCTTTATCAATCATATCTGATAGAGGTTcacaattaatttattatttttggaggtctttcaataaagggttgggtactcaagtgaagcttagcaccgttttcatcctcaaacagatGGTCAACCGGAACGTACTAATTATACCCTAAATTATATGTTAAGAGCTTTTTTAAGATATTTCAAACAGAATTGGGACCAATCGAGTATTTCCATTGCGCCTTTTGAAGCACTCGATGGTACGAAATATAAGTCTTCGGTTGAGTTGTTTGACGTTGGTTagtcttcactccttggtccaAAAAAAATCTATGAAGCTTTGGAGAAATAccaacaatagaagaagaaacCTTGAATTTGAGGTAGGAGATAGggtgtacttgaaaatttcacctatgaaaggggtgatgagatttggtaaaaaggggaagttaagtcGCCAGTAAGTGGGTCCTTATAATATAATGCAACGGATCAGAAAGGTTGCTTATGACTTGAAtctacctagtgaactagcttcggttaatattttattttatgtctcCATGCTCAAGAAATGTACAGGTGACCTGGTGTAAATTCTCCATATTGAAGTGTTGGGAGTGAATGAGAATCTTTCTGATGGGGAGGTGCCGGTGGAAATCCTATATCGAAAAGTTAAGGAGTGGAGTAACGAAAAGGTTGCCGCCATAAAAGTTCTACGTTGAAACCACCTCGATGGGAGACAAAGGCCGACATGAAATCGCGCATCCTCATTTTTTTCCGAATTGAGGTAGGTGTTtctctataaaaaaattatataatgaataaatatgaatttggcttattttataagtatgtgcatatttttttaaaagtttatgtCACAATTAGTTTTGACgaaaaaaactttttatgtTAACTACCACAAATGTGAAGTATACGTCTTTGTCTTCTTCAGATTTTTGTGATTTGATAGTTTTTTGAGAAGAAGTGTATCATGGTTACTCTCTAGTGTCATTTTAAGCTAATGTTGATGTCAAGAAGGTAGTTACTCATTATGTGTTCTGAAAAATTAAGATCTTATGAGTTGTGACtcattatgattttttgttgttgttggttgggctgctagtattaaGTCTATCATGTCActataaaaagattttagtgtcattcaaggatgaatatttctaaggggggataatgtaacactgcGGAAGTTCCTAACTTCGTCTAGAACCTCACATCATGAACCAAGACTTGAAACactattttaacctaaaataaGTTATTGATACTAATTAGGACGTATTGGAatcaaaatgtaaaaaatagaCCATGACATCTGAAGAATTATTTAATATGTGCTAGTGTGCTTTTGAATGTTTTGtggggttttaagagttggaatttagttatatttaataaaaagatgtttattatatgaaagagtCTCTATAGGGTCGATACGTCCAGGTATGACTCCCCTAGGACCACTCTTAgtgtccttggagaggacccttcCTTTTGAACCCAAAACTATCTTATGGAGAGTGTGCAACCACGAGTAAAACTATGAGCCATCATTTGATAAACACTGCATTGATGGCTTCATAGGTCGTGTAACAACCCGCAAGTACACCTTAGAAGTTAGAGCACTCTTGAGTCGCTACACGGCATATtcaacctctcggaggtctcaTACTAGCACTtagatatcattcattgcataaacatgtatgaaaaatagtgtgtacttaaaattttcacacagtcggatgatacttcaaaatatctttaatagaaaatcataagaaaagGCTAAGTCTCATTATCTCCATATGAAAGAAGCTAtctgttatatgttatgtgttgtgtgcaatattatatttatgatgatgcatgCTACTCTCAtagaatgactttcctaataaaaatttGGGAAGCTCGTgtactttcctaatccaaatttggaaagttcactgtctttcataatccaaattcgccaagtccactgacttgacttcccataatcatgttgttcgggaagagctattctttctcatgcatgtccttggtgtgtggttgcatatacccatactcagtacaagtgtgtactaaccctatacaactctactattttaggtgaAGGAACATGCggacgatagagctacaggatcgTCGTTGCAGATATCCGGACTTTCAGCATTCATCCGGTCCTGGTAGGTCCTCATACTTTAGATGATGGTATTTTTTTACATTCTAGTTTAGTTTTAGAGTTCAGCTAGTAGAGAAgcttccactagcgtttctttcctttttttattcaGACTTAGTATTGGTGCAATTTttcaattatacacttaatacttattgaactatttctctcagttgcttatctcttaacgttagatggttgatgatgaaaaattatgaaattttaagaatgtttagcaattatgttcaagaacaaaaaatttcaaattttccgctaaaatttacctatgtgaagtatgagtaacgtaagtaggcttgtctgtgacctctgagaggttaacaacGCCGGTCTCTTCTTgagtctagattccagtcgtgacaaagtttgtatcagagaattaggtcaaattcaaagaataataagttcacatcaaccacattgagtagtttctatgtcatggtagtgaagtgcaccactatcctggattagagactacatgatgcgtaggaaaatttcccttcttctgatcttatcaaGTTGTTCCTAATGTCTGAGTTCTTTGTGTTCTGATCGGGTCtcacatcaatccttgttgttttaaGAGAATGAACATTATGAGGTCTATTGGTCAGAGGAgtggaggagcagctgctgcagacaatcaagttccaccccaggctctaGTTGAAGGAGTGGtcatgccagttaacccagctCGGTTAATTTATTCTTAGGTGAGGTCATCTCTGGCCAAGATGGCATAGGCCATCACGATGCAGGCTCAGGATATGACTGCCCAAGTCAACCGGCAGGATGTTCAGAGTGAGAACCCACCGGTTCACAGCATGGCTGACAGACTGCgagatttcacgaggatgaatcctcctatattcacAGGGACTAAGACATCAGATGACCCTCAACAGATTGTAGACAACGTGCATAAGATCCTTGTGGCTATAGGGGCCACTAATATTGAGAAGGCTGAGctggcttcctatcagctcaaggatgttgctcagacttggtgcaagatgtagCAAGATAGCCGTGTCTTAGGTGGAGTGCCAGTCACTTTTTAGTTGTTCAAAACAAGATTTCTTGAGAGATTCTtcccagagagatgagggaagccaagcatgaggagttcatcaacatTAAACAAGGCTCTATGAAAGTTAGCGAGTATTCCCTAATGTATTTTAAGCAATCAAGGTATGTTAATTTCCCTAATATTTAACAGCAAGAATGGGGAGAATACTGAGATTTGTTGAAATCATCCAATTATGCTACTTCCTTGGTTtctaacagcagggatgagatgagcaggttcctcacaggaatcaatggagacctggaggaggagtgtcgatgtgcgatgctccatgataatatggatctttccaggttgatggtgcatgtccaacAGGTAGAGGACAGCCGCATAAAGAGAGGTTTTCGTGATGTTAGGAGTGCTAGGCCTCATGATCAGGAAGGTCCCAGCCACGGAGGCAACATAAACAACTTTAGCGTCCGTGAGAAGCCAAGGttcaaaaaggggaaaaagagTTTTGGGAATTCCAATCCTCAGGGGGGTGCTACACCTAGAGGAGCAAGACATGAGCCCAAGAAaggcaatggaggtgagatgctGCGTCCTAAGAagtatttttctaagtgtggcCGAGCTCATaatggagagtgcagacagtgCACAAATTCCTGCTTCGGTTGTGGTACGAGAAGACACATAGTTAGAGACTGTCCACAGAACAGAGGTAatgctggaggtaatgctcagcctaggcctaacccACAGGGTGCAGCAGCAGCCAAGCTTCCCAAGAGGAACAGATTCTATTccctgaagggcagggaggagcatgagaagtccgctgatgtggtcacagttatgctgcaagtattctcaacttctttttatgctttacttgatccagggtctacgctttcctttgttaCTCCTATGATTGACCATACTTTGGAAGTActacctgaagttctgcatgatcctatagttgTTAGTACGCCTTTAAAAGTAAATGTAAGAACTAATagggtatacaaggattgcccaatagttttaagtggtaagactatgtgttaAAATGtggttgagttacccatgcattattttgatgttattcttggcatggactggcttcacaaTTGTTATGCTTGCTTTGAGTGTCATAGTAGAGTTGTGAGATTTCTCTTCCCTAATATTGAAGTGTTAGTCTGGGATGGGTACAATTCGAGTCGTCCTTATCCactactttaaaattttaaggccaataaaatgatgtccaagtgGTTACTATGTCATCTAGtaagtgttaatgatttagatcatgacattccttccatagactcagttcctatagtgaatgagttcctagatgtgtttcctgaagatttgcctggagtccctccATTTCGAAAGATCGACTTTgctatcgacttagaacccgatactaaaccaatctcaattcctccttatagaatggctccagcagaactCAAAGAGTTTAAGTTGCATCTAAAATATCTCACTGatatgggtttcattcagccgagcatatccttTTGGGGCGCTCTAGTGTTGTTTCTAAAGAAGAAAGACGGGACCCTTAGAAAGTTTATCGATTATCGGatgctcaacaaagtcactaccaagaacaagtatccactTCCAAGGATAGAAGACTTGTTTAACCAACTACGagggtctagtttcttttagaaaattgatcttcgttcagggtacaatcaacttagggttagggatggagatatcaaAAAGATATCAATTCATGCCCgctatggtcactatgagtttctaatcatgtcatttggtctcatgaatgcacctgctgcatttatggatctcataaACAGGGTCTttcgtgaataccttgactttttcatcatagtattctttgatgacattctcatctactctaagaccaaggaagatcatgaacaacatttgagactaaccttgcaggtacttagacaacacaGTTCTATGCCATATtaagcaagtgtgaattttggcttaCATCAGTGACCTTTTGTGGGTCATGTTGTGTTCGATCAGTGTGTGGAGGTGGAACCATGGAAGACTGAGGCTGTGAAGAACTGGCCGAAGCCTCTTACTCCCACTGACATTCGTAGCTTTTTTAGATTGGCTGGTTACAAccgcaggtttgtggagggattttcttccattgctgccccatTTACAACTCTGACTAAGAAGAAAGCctagtttgaatggacggagacttgtgagaagaatttccaggagctcaaggacacaCTCACTTCAGCACCGGTGCTTACTCTGCCTAAgggtggtgagaattacacggtttattgtgatgcatataGGGTTGGCTTGgtttgtgttcttatgcagacAAGTAAGGTGATAGCTAATGCTTCTAGActgctcaaggttcatgagaagaattatcccactcatgacctggagttggcagctgtggtgtttgcactgaagttGTGGAGGAATTTTCTCTATGGAGTACACATGGATATGTTCACacatcataagagtctccagtacgttTTCACACAAAGATAGTTGAGTCTACGTCAGCGGAGATTGTTAgagttgttgaaggattatgacatttATGTGAACTACCAtctaggtaaggctaatgttatAGCTGATGCTTAGAgaaggatgagcatgggaagtacagccCACTTTGAGGATGAGAGAATGAGCTGGTGAAAGATGTACACATACTGGCCAGACTAGATGTGCGATttgttgactctactagtgggtatatttcagttcatcctagttctgaatcatccttggtagttgaagtcaagcaGGATCAGCATCtagatcctgtgttgatggacaTAAGGACTCACTACTGAtgaagatgaatgagtctttcgctTAGGGAAGTGATGGAATACTTAGGTATCACGACAGGCTATGTGTAccaaatgtggatgatttgcggacaaCCATTATTCGTGAGGCCCATGGATCAAAATATTCCAAACACCCAGGTTCcgccaagatgtatcatgatatTAAGAAGAATTATTAGTAGGATGGTATATAcaaggacattgcagaatatgtggccaagtgtccttattgtcaacaggttaaggcatagcatcttaagcctggtggtctgactcagattattgaggttaaGACTTGGAAGTAGGAgtccattaatatggacttcgttgTTGTTCTTCCGAGGAATAGGAGGCAccatgattccatatgggttattgtagaCAAATTGACTATGTCATCCCACTTTATCCCAGTGAAGTCTACCTACTAAGCCAAGGATTATGCGacactctacattgatgagatcgtgatatggcatgggattcctttatctatcatttcagatagaggaggtcagtttacttcacatttttggagatctttcagaagagcttaggcatgCAGGTAAAGCTTAGCACTGCCTTTCATCTTCTGACAGATAGGCAGGCAAAGCGCACCATTCAAACATTGGATGACATGTTTACAGaatgtgtgattgacttcagaggtGAAAGggatgaccatctgcctttgattgatttctcgtataataataactatcacTCCAGCATAGGGATGGAACCATTTGAGGAACTGTATTGTAGGtggtgtagatctccagttggaTGGTTCGAGGTTCGATTGTCATCAATTTTgtgtccagagatcattcatgaggccttagagaagttCAGAGTTATTAAGGACAGGTTGGCTGCTActtacagtcggcagaagtcaTATGTTGATAACAGAAAACaacccttagagtttgatgttagtgaccaggtttacttgaagatatcacctattaaatgggtgatgagattttgtataaaagggaagctgagtccgaggtatgttgggccatataaGATCCTACAAcatgtgggtgaggtggcctatgattTAGCATTGTCTGCGGAGCTCGCTTCGGTTCATCCAGTCCTTCATGTATCTATGTTGatgaagtgcctaggtgatccaatATCAATCCTActtgttgaaggtttgggggttggtgaagacttctcttatgaagaggtaccttttgagatcttagacagacaggtcaagcggctgaggaacaaggacattgccacagtgaaggtattatggagaaatcatcttgttgagctTGCTACCTGGGAGGgtgaggccgacatgagatcccgctaccctcattTTTTCAtctcttgaggttagacctcCTACTCTTAAGCCTAtgttccttatctctccatattttgttgttatttcttTATTGTGCATATTGATTTTACTATGATCTGACTGGTATTACGATATGAagtggtagtgtcattcggggacgaatgttcctaagaggggataatgtaacaaccctaaaaattaatAGGATAAATACTTATGGTGTCACGAATCCTTGCGAttagaccaaggttcacacggatATAAACCCGTAGAAtcagacctcagaacccttactACGACCATTCCAACTAACTTgttgagttagttgagctttgaaaggttggaaccaaccatTTGAGGCTCTCGAAAACGAAGATTTAATCGAAAgtgtctttaccggacttaaaagaggaaattttatgttttgagggtccatgggtaaaatggtcttttccaggctaagggttaTATTGTATTAccctaaggaattaattaattaattaattaattaatataaaagagcTATTTGGGTTGGGGCGACCCGAAGTGACACATTTTCACAAATGTGGTGTCACACGGGTTCGAGACCCACTAGAAGCATCAAATAAGGATTTAATTGTTGATTAGAAATCTGAATTTTtgtaagggcataatggtcatTTCACTTTAGCtagataaatcatattttattaattaaattaaaacttacTTTGACTAAATTCAAACCATATTCCTAATCTTAACAAATGTCTTTCACGTCACTCAACTCTCTTTCATGTCTCTCAACCCCCATTCTCTCACGCTCTGCCTAACATAGAAAACTCAAAAACTGTTTAACAACAAAAGTTCTTAACACTTCAAGAACAAACATGAAAATTCTAAGAAAGCAAGTTAACCAAAAAGGTTAGGAATAAGAGAGGGTTGTTCCTTCGAGAATTGGTGAAACTTTCAGTGTTGGATGTGATTGCAGAGGGTTTTGGACATCAGGTCGTGTGTGTATTAAACGTCAAAAGATATGGgattcttctctcttggtccatTTCCCAAGGGTCCCCTTACGATTCAAGATATTAACTCCGAAAGTAAGGGTGATCCCTcgttgcatgtccttgtcactagctcccaaatGAATTCTTAGGTTGGGTATTTTTTGCTTGTACATTTAGGCATGTGTGATGTTTTCGtattgaatgtgaatatgtttatgtacGTGAAATAACGAAAATGACAAGCAATgtatgataaaaaaatgaaaaaaataagaaatgagaggagtagGATTCGAAACCACACCTCTAAATCtctttaaggaggagaataaatgaaaaataaagtgtgAGGCTGTGGGAATCAATCAAACCcatgacctcttaggcagattaaggaggtgaattaaagaaaattaaaggggGAGGcttgtgggaatcgaacccacgacctcttaggccgattttaaggaggagaataaaggaaaaataaaaggggaGGCATGTGGAAATCGAACCCACGCCCTCTTAGGtggatttaaggaggagaataaaacaaaaatcaagagaggctgtgggggtttgatcctaCAACCTCATAGTCAACTCGAAATATACAAGGAGAAATAGgcatataacaaataaaagggGCTGTTGGTGTTTGATTGCAAAATCCCTCGGCTACGAAAGAGAATTTCAAAGGATAGAACTAAAAAGGAAACggtgatgttggggctcgatctggGGTCCCAATGTCACGTGGAgtggaattaaataaaaagaaaaatttaaagtgttgtccaagggattttaaACCAGGTTTCTTTTcccaaattccatattgatacataagtcatacatgaattaaatattcaagaataatgctacAACATAAATCGAAATacagatcttggcatacatacaagatgcttAAGACttttactacataatcttaggaagatatgaatgaCTCAAACGAacgatgaatgaagcctcatggcttgtatggatagacccataagtctagcataagttttaaaataagtaaacctaagatgtatgtaatgaaatgatgtaaccctagaagggttaaataagagggtaaaacacactaaatggccaagtgcattgacgagcaattaaatgatgaaatgaacaatgaaatgattaaatgaacaaagaaatgatgaaatgaacaatgaaatgatgaaaccctagaacgCTTAAGTAAAAgcgtgaaacacactaaatcgccaagtgcattggcatatgatcaaatgaacattcacgtaaaatggggtgagtaattatgaagataaaatgtgctaatgttaatgaatgtggtgacaacatgaaatgagtctaatgtaaaagatgagagcaatctcaaatgagcctaagtaaattttaccaaaacgtactcacctatgagagtgtaaagttaatgaagagaccagtctctatgaacactctaatgaaagtattaggAATAATACacttaatacaaatgatgagatgagaaatcctctattgagctatgatgtcctcaaactagaagccagcttccatgacgtatgagttgaatataatggaactttatactgagcaccgatagactagatatgagtggtgatgccttctttcaggaaagGCGGAGGTTCaagtaactctcatgagatgagacttaATTAAACTTCATACACTGCCTAAGAAACCTAATGTTTTGATGAAGTGCATGGAATGAGTCCTATTAGATCTATGTGATGTGGTCTTGCTCTTATATGAACGAAatagtcttaatgactatatgatgaaggtcctacctagtttGGATGATGTTGTCCTAAATACATATTTTTGCATAATTgttatacttagtgcattcatgTACTAACTcaattcttctctactttttacacaaagtgtagtttatggatgcttaaaagaTGGCTAGATGATTGAGGATCTTattatgtgtttcccaagctcaagtaaatggaatccttaagtccacgGATTTCCTATTTATGGTTTATTGAATAGTCTCTTAATATTGtacatatgatttatgttgtaagGATCGTGTCCATAATATACTCTTAtaatgttgagtctaggatgagaaaaagagactagagtcaatatatgtacttatgatattatatatatatgaagtgaagtttctagcatatgatgtgataaaaaaaattctgcTAATTCACCTAtgacaatgcaatgaatgatatctaTGGGCTTCTATAAGACacccgagaggtcaagtacaccatgtaaCTTCTAGGGGGCTCCCCGATCTTGACAAACGTGGTATTAAAGTATCAGAtttatgaaagtggttttaggTTCTCAAACTCTCAAATTGCTATGTCTAGTAGTGTCTCCATCATCGGTGTGAGTTGCGACAAAGCAATGAGCGAGAGGATAAAGGACTATAGAGTTTCCCtttttcatcattctcatgtctTGTGATAGAACTTAACTATATTaaatctctctcttatgttttctcgTCTAAttgtcttttagatgtgattgcttagGTTAGATGATATCTCTATGGTATAGGGAGAAAAGGTAATTTTTGATgcttatgtttattttgtggTTTCATGAGTaagtgtgaaggtgaattttttttatgctttcATTATGTGATGCAAATTATTTCTaagtatgtgaagtatgagaaatgatatgttatgttgGTATGATGTCCTTTGTGGCTGTAATGAGACCTATGTGGAATAAcatgttatgttgagaaatgtatgtcatgatatggtTCAAGCAAGTTAGAAGTGTTATGGTTAGAATGAGTCTCTTTTAGAATGGTGTGTTACTATATGGTTTTACATGATGGTAGTCTCATTTTACAAATTGAGCTTGAAATGCTTAGCTACTACCTAAGGATGAATGTTTCCTTAACAATAGGTTTAAATGGTTCAAATTTTgactttatttatatatgtttaaaagtGTTCAATGCTTCTCTTTGTATATATGTGGTCCTTATTAGTTGTGtagtatggattggagtcctttgtaTAGACTTCATCCTAGGTGTGAAGgtagtatatttatatttgtagggtgatgatgtgggatTGATtcacctagaagttaccttactgtaaatgttcaaaaacaaaagaaagaggcCTATGTCTAAGTCTCCGTTCTTGTTTCCCCTAAAGTTGAATAACCTTGGTTGTATTGTATAAAAATCTTTTGTGGTTGGTTAGTATTACCTAACTTGATGATTGGGGGATAATTTGATTATGATGGTAAGGTTTAGAATGGCTTGTGTTCCTATGTTTACCTACTGTAATTCATTCTGAAGTGGTAATCACCTTTAAgttatgaaaatgaaggttgttaaGTTATGATCCTCTTGTGGTTGGGTTAAGTTGATCTTAATTGGGCTTACCTTAATTGGGGGATGTTGAtatgagtagtaaggttgtagatatttctaCCTTCTTCTCCTATTCTAACTTGAGCTTGAAACTAATGAATTATTAGTAAGCTTGTTTATGATATAAGTCTTTTCTAAAGTATGAATTACATGAcctttatatgtttggtatatCTTGATTGACACTATGTTAAGAATATTTGGAGGATTCTAAAGTACTTGAaaacaaattttgatttaaattcaTGGTTTTCTTATGCTGATTGTGCATCTTGAAATACTAGTTGTGAATTTGAGTTTATTAAACAAGGGAAGAAGTATGTTTGAAGTTACTTATAATGTGTGTTGTTTAAGCCATTAATGAAAAATGACGAGTCTTAAAAACAATGTGACTTGTATTGTTTGGAAAGCATGATTTTAGGATCACCTTTGAAAAGTGAAGGCATGTTTAGCTATTGTCCTTGTGTGTTCCTATGAACTGTAAGACTTTtcctaaatgatgcatgtttatgaagGCTAGTGATAAGCTAGAATTTTAAATGTTGTGCAAAGTCTTCCTATTGTTCTGATGTGTGTTgtgtgaattaccattttaACTTTAGTAGGAAGGTTGTTTGAGCATGACTTGATTAAAAGTTAAGAAATTCTCTTggaactaggtctaactaataaagTTGAcctttgtgaatttttttgggTGTGAACTCATTAGACATGTatgtgtgttgaggagaaggaaatTCGTCCAAGAACACAACTAAAAATTGTATGGTTGAATATGACCCTCATGGCACTAGGTCtagataataataattcttGTTGTTTCAATTGAATCAAGTCTATGCGCATTAAAGTATGAGTGCCAAATTAgtttcttgagtgttgttgGAATCTGCCTTAGTGTTACTTAAATATGGTTGCATGATAAGCtcttaatgaatttaaattcaaagaccatgttatgattagaaGAATGATATTCCTCCTATGGACATGATAAGAGCCTATGTgcttgatgcattaaagagcgAGTGAATTAAGGTTTTGCTGGCTTGTGTTGCATTAAGTGCTAaatggttttaatttttttccctctatgtttggtgcattgaattatatgtgatgatattatgaataatataagCTGCTGTATTATTCATTGAAtttcttgttgtgattaaagcgTTCTAAGTGATATTCTAGGACAAATGAAACAatgtgggggatattgtaagacctcCAAATT
Proteins encoded:
- the LOC107001114 gene encoding uncharacterized protein LOC107001114, which gives rise to MQAQDMTAQVNRQDVQSENPPVHSMADRLRDFTRMNPPIFTGTKTSDDPQQIVDNVHKILVAIGATNIEKAELASYQLKDVEDSRIKRGFRDVRSARPHDQEGPSHGGNINNFSVREKPRFKKGKKSFGNSNPQGGATPRGARHEPKKGNGGEMLRPKKYFSKCGRAHNGECRQCTNSCFGCGTRRHIVRDCPQNRGNAGGNAQPRPNPQGAAAAKLPKRNRFYSLKGSTLSFVTPMIDHTLEVLPEVLHDPIVVSTPLKCVEVEPWKTEAVKNWPKPLTPTDIRSFFRLAGYNRRFVEGFSSIAAPFTTLTKKKA